In a single window of the Nodularia spumigena CCY9414 genome:
- a CDS encoding NAD(P)H-dependent glycerol-3-phosphate dehydrogenase, with protein MQKTTIAILGAGAWGLALADLASANGHQVRVWSRRGTANLETVIQGAEIILSAIAMKGVSDVVSQIQSFPLSPQTIFVTATKGLDPKTTCTPSQIWQTAFPHHPVVVLSGPNLSKEIQQSLPAATVVASHNTAAAEFVQLVFSSPRFRVYTNPDPLGVELGGTLKNIIAIAAGVCDGLHLGTNAKAALVTRGLTEMVRIGNSWGAKTETFYGLSGLGDLLATCNSPLSRNYQVGYQMTLGQTLPEILANLPGTAEGVNTCQVLVQRAKHHNIAVPITEQVYRLLQGEVTTRQALEELMLRDIKPEYK; from the coding sequence GTGCAAAAAACTACCATAGCGATTCTGGGTGCAGGTGCGTGGGGTCTAGCTTTAGCAGATTTGGCGAGTGCAAACGGCCATCAGGTGCGCGTGTGGTCGCGTAGAGGAACAGCAAATCTGGAAACAGTCATACAAGGTGCTGAAATTATTTTATCGGCGATCGCCATGAAAGGGGTGAGTGATGTCGTCTCTCAAATCCAATCTTTCCCCCTTTCTCCTCAAACAATTTTTGTCACAGCCACAAAAGGCTTAGATCCCAAAACTACCTGTACGCCTTCGCAAATTTGGCAAACAGCATTTCCACATCATCCAGTAGTGGTTTTATCTGGACCCAATTTATCGAAAGAAATTCAACAATCATTACCAGCCGCAACGGTAGTAGCCAGCCATAACACGGCTGCGGCTGAATTTGTGCAACTGGTATTTTCCTCGCCTCGTTTTCGGGTATATACCAATCCTGATCCCCTAGGGGTGGAGCTAGGGGGGACATTAAAAAATATCATAGCGATCGCAGCTGGTGTATGTGATGGTTTACATCTGGGAACCAACGCCAAAGCCGCTTTAGTTACCCGTGGACTCACAGAAATGGTTCGTATTGGCAATAGTTGGGGTGCAAAGACGGAAACATTTTATGGTTTATCCGGTCTAGGAGACTTGTTAGCCACTTGTAACAGTCCTCTAAGTCGCAATTATCAAGTTGGTTATCAGATGACTCTTGGTCAAACACTTCCAGAAATTCTGGCAAATCTACCAGGAACGGCTGAAGGTGTCAACACTTGCCAAGTGTTAGTACAACGCGCCAAACACCACAATATTGCTGTCCCCATTACTGAACAAGTGTATCGCTTGCTTCAAGGTGAAGTCACAACCCGACAAGCACTTGAGGAACTGATGCTACGAGATATCAAGCCAGAGTACAAGTAA
- the lipA gene encoding lipoyl synthase: MTVKPDWLRVKAPQWERVGNVKEILRDLALNTVCEEASCPNIGECFQAGTATFLIMGPACTRACPYCDIDFEKKPQPLDPTEPARLAEAVRRMKLNHVVITSVNRDDLPDGGASQFVRCITAVRSVSPETTIEVLIPDLCGNWNALEIILQAAPEVLNHNTETIERLYRRVRPQGNYQRTLELLKRSRQIAPWVYTKSGIMVGLGETDAEIRQAMQDLRSVDCDILTIGQYLQPSQKHLQVNDFITPEQFAAWQVFGEEIGFLQVVSSPLTRSSYHAEQVRELMQRYPRQAETQLIKSDL; the protein is encoded by the coding sequence GTGACTGTTAAACCAGACTGGTTGCGAGTAAAAGCGCCTCAGTGGGAGCGCGTTGGTAACGTCAAAGAAATTTTACGGGATTTAGCACTCAACACAGTTTGCGAGGAAGCGTCCTGTCCGAATATTGGTGAGTGCTTTCAAGCCGGCACAGCCACATTTTTGATTATGGGGCCTGCTTGTACCCGTGCTTGTCCTTACTGCGATATTGATTTTGAGAAAAAACCCCAACCTTTAGACCCCACAGAACCAGCACGACTGGCTGAAGCTGTGCGCCGGATGAAACTTAATCATGTGGTGATTACTTCGGTAAACCGAGATGATTTACCTGATGGTGGTGCTTCTCAGTTTGTGCGGTGTATTACAGCCGTGCGGAGTGTCTCACCTGAAACGACAATTGAGGTGCTAATTCCTGATTTGTGCGGTAATTGGAATGCTTTAGAAATAATTTTACAAGCTGCGCCAGAGGTACTTAACCATAATACAGAAACAATTGAGCGCTTGTATCGTCGGGTGCGTCCCCAAGGAAACTATCAGCGCACTTTGGAATTACTCAAGCGATCGCGCCAAATCGCCCCTTGGGTATATACTAAATCCGGGATCATGGTCGGACTAGGTGAAACTGATGCCGAAATTCGCCAAGCTATGCAAGACTTACGCTCTGTAGATTGTGATATTTTGACCATTGGGCAGTACCTCCAACCCAGTCAAAAACACTTGCAGGTTAATGATTTTATTACCCCAGAACAATTTGCAGCTTGGCAGGTATTCGGCGAAGAAATCGGATTTTTACAAGTTGTTTCTTCACCCTTGACAAGAAGCTCATATCATGCAGAGCAAGTCAGGGAATTAATGCAACGTTACCCCCGTCAAGCAGAGACGCAATTGATCAAGTCTGATTTGTAA